The following are from one region of the Actinopolyspora halophila DSM 43834 genome:
- a CDS encoding phosphatase PAP2 family protein, producing the protein MSSFPVDRRNFLRGAAVAAATPAVWALSPTGSASGSDFTPFVDAYRTNSTDNLTPGSNVAVRALSGMSELWRTGTEWDNGTVLAPKVLRENIRYSERITRQRTAEEAKQAFLDDRRHQSYSMIAGLGPLAEAYRDGAKAVTSIVTAPEGTPPTEISDSLPEDAPPGSAIGAGSESSELGPVARLVNTVRGPHSSSNPSKYAFDYPRPWRLDARNQVIDSGRVDEFGFPIYDSKVIVAPQLLRQRGEDPAEDGGYPSGHTNAGWLAAFGLAYAVPERYQELMVAAAELGHTRIVAGMHSPVSVVGGRILATALAAGILADPVNAEIKAAARERAVEYFTAVTGNDDLYDAAHSGEDPYGDREANRERIMPRLTYLSPVDRHDHSPLRAPKGAEALLETRFPYLSGDARRAVLESTALPAGYPLLDGPEQWGRLDLFTAADGFGGFAHPVRVTMDAAHGGLHARDTWRNDIGGRGGLTKSGSGTLVLRGDNSYRGGTRVEGGKLVAASRSALGWGDLVLAPGAGLGAVLGTAVDVYGTARIGHGTTLDITADEGRFGGHHTVLRARHLTGRFAEVRLNGRRVSADHSKHAVTIRL; encoded by the coding sequence ATGTCCAGTTTTCCTGTTGACCGCCGCAACTTCCTGCGCGGTGCCGCCGTCGCCGCGGCCACACCCGCCGTCTGGGCGTTATCGCCGACCGGATCGGCCTCCGGTTCCGACTTCACGCCGTTCGTCGACGCGTACCGGACCAACAGCACCGACAACCTCACCCCCGGTTCCAACGTCGCCGTCCGTGCCCTGTCGGGCATGAGCGAGCTCTGGCGCACCGGCACGGAGTGGGACAACGGCACCGTCCTGGCGCCGAAGGTGCTGCGCGAGAACATCCGCTACAGCGAGCGGATCACCCGGCAGCGCACCGCGGAGGAGGCCAAGCAGGCCTTCCTCGACGATCGCCGCCACCAGAGCTACTCGATGATCGCGGGCCTGGGCCCGCTGGCCGAGGCCTACCGCGACGGCGCGAAGGCGGTCACCTCGATCGTCACCGCCCCCGAGGGCACCCCGCCCACCGAGATATCCGACTCGCTGCCCGAGGACGCCCCGCCCGGCTCGGCGATCGGCGCCGGCTCGGAGAGCTCCGAGCTCGGACCGGTGGCGCGGCTGGTCAACACGGTGCGCGGGCCGCACTCCTCGAGCAATCCGTCCAAGTACGCCTTCGACTACCCGCGCCCCTGGCGGCTCGACGCCCGCAACCAGGTGATCGACTCGGGCCGAGTCGACGAGTTCGGCTTCCCCATCTACGACTCGAAGGTCATCGTCGCGCCGCAGCTGTTGCGCCAGCGCGGGGAGGACCCCGCCGAGGACGGCGGGTACCCCAGCGGTCACACCAACGCCGGGTGGCTGGCTGCGTTCGGACTGGCCTACGCGGTCCCCGAGCGCTACCAGGAGCTGATGGTCGCCGCCGCCGAGCTCGGGCACACCCGGATCGTCGCGGGCATGCACTCGCCGGTCAGCGTCGTGGGCGGGCGGATCCTGGCCACCGCGCTGGCCGCCGGGATTCTCGCCGACCCGGTCAACGCCGAGATCAAGGCGGCCGCGCGCGAGCGGGCTGTCGAGTACTTCACCGCCGTGACCGGCAACGACGACCTCTACGATGCGGCGCACTCCGGCGAGGACCCGTACGGCGACCGCGAGGCCAACCGGGAGCGGATCATGCCGCGGCTGACCTACCTGTCGCCGGTCGACCGGCACGACCACAGCCCCCTGCGTGCGCCCAAGGGTGCCGAGGCGCTGCTCGAGACCCGGTTCCCGTACCTGTCCGGCGACGCACGACGCGCGGTGCTCGAGTCCACCGCGCTTCCGGCGGGTTACCCGTTGCTCGACGGCCCGGAGCAGTGGGGGCGGCTCGACCTGTTCACCGCCGCCGACGGCTTCGGCGGGTTCGCGCACCCGGTGCGGGTGACGATGGACGCGGCCCACGGCGGCCTCCACGCGCGCGACACGTGGCGCAACGACATCGGAGGCCGTGGCGGCCTGACCAAGTCCGGCAGCGGCACGCTGGTGCTGCGCGGCGACAACTCCTACCGCGGCGGAACCCGCGTCGAGGGCGGGAAGCTGGTCGCGGCCTCCCGGTCGGCACTGGGCTGGGGCGACCTCGTCCTGGCTCCGGGAGCGGGGCTGGGAGCGGTGCTGGGTACCGCCGTCGACGTCTACGGGACCGCTCGGATCGGGCACGGCACCACGCTCGACATCACCGCCGACGAGGGACGCTTCGGTGGTCACCACACGGTACTGCGGGCGCGGCACCTCACCGGGCGGTTCGCCGAGGTCCGCCTCAACGGGCGGCGCGTGTCCGCGGACCACTCCAAGCACGCGGTCACGATCCGGCTCTGA
- a CDS encoding jacalin-like lectin, which translates to MLRTLVAGVATVAAAAVVVPVPAPTPAAADSPESGSFTAVTYNVAGLPDGLSSGEVDRETATTAIGERLNAYDLINVQEDFNYHAALYSGDDHPHRTPTTGGAGIGSGLNSMSNHPYSELDRVTWDDCSVGSGDCLTPKGFTFRRVRFGAGVYLDVYNLHADAGVADGDLEARRANLEQLSTYVQGHSQGNAVLVMGDTNTRYTREGDSIADFAANNGLTDAWVQRARGGTEPAPGGDALLCPEEDPGTSCEVVDKILYRGSELLSLDATSYRNLDEEFRTDDGEKLSDHFPIAADFTWTRDPDFRAGDVLGGPHGTPFTDVEALTPGSRPTSVSLAAGERIDRVGGTLDDGTELSHGGAGGTARTLALAEDEYVTSVRLCQGERNDHTRIFYARFTTSTARSIEGGTDTGDCVTRTTPDGWQLAGFHGREGDELDTLGFLYTRR; encoded by the coding sequence ATGCTCCGAACCCTTGTGGCTGGGGTCGCCACCGTCGCGGCCGCCGCAGTCGTCGTCCCCGTCCCCGCACCCACCCCGGCTGCCGCCGACTCCCCGGAATCGGGCAGCTTCACCGCGGTCACCTACAACGTCGCGGGCCTGCCCGACGGCCTCTCCAGCGGCGAGGTGGACCGCGAGACCGCCACCACCGCCATCGGCGAGCGGCTGAACGCCTACGACCTGATCAACGTCCAGGAGGACTTCAACTACCACGCTGCCCTGTACTCCGGTGACGATCACCCACATCGGACTCCCACGACCGGCGGGGCCGGTATCGGAAGTGGACTGAACAGCATGTCCAACCACCCCTACAGCGAGTTGGACCGGGTCACCTGGGACGACTGCTCGGTCGGCTCCGGCGACTGCCTCACGCCCAAGGGGTTCACCTTCCGCCGGGTGCGTTTCGGTGCGGGCGTCTACCTCGACGTCTACAACCTGCACGCCGACGCCGGGGTCGCCGACGGCGACCTGGAGGCACGCCGCGCCAACCTCGAGCAGCTCTCGACGTACGTGCAAGGCCACTCGCAGGGCAACGCGGTGCTGGTCATGGGCGACACAAACACCCGCTACACCCGCGAGGGCGACAGCATCGCCGACTTCGCCGCGAACAACGGGCTCACCGACGCGTGGGTCCAGCGGGCGCGCGGCGGAACCGAGCCGGCGCCGGGCGGCGACGCGCTGCTGTGCCCCGAGGAGGACCCGGGCACGTCCTGCGAGGTCGTCGACAAGATCCTCTACCGGGGCAGCGAGCTGCTCTCGCTCGACGCGACCAGCTACCGGAACCTGGACGAGGAATTCCGCACCGACGACGGCGAGAAGTTGTCGGACCACTTCCCGATCGCCGCCGACTTCACCTGGACGCGCGATCCGGACTTCCGGGCCGGCGACGTCCTCGGCGGTCCGCACGGCACGCCGTTTACCGATGTCGAGGCGCTCACCCCTGGATCCCGCCCCACGTCGGTGTCGCTCGCCGCCGGGGAACGGATCGACCGGGTCGGCGGCACGCTCGACGACGGCACCGAACTCAGCCACGGGGGAGCGGGCGGCACCGCGCGGACCCTCGCGCTCGCCGAGGACGAGTACGTCACCTCGGTCCGCCTCTGCCAGGGCGAGAGGAACGACCACACGCGGATCTTCTACGCCCGCTTCACCACCAGCACCGCCCGCAGCATCGAGGGCGGTACCGACACCGGCGACTGCGTCACCCGAACCACCCCCGACGGCTGGCAGCTCGCCGGCTTCCACGGCCGAGAGGGGGACGAGCTCGACACCCTCGGCTTCCTCTACACCCGCCGCTGA